Proteins from a single region of Thunnus albacares chromosome 14, fThuAlb1.1, whole genome shotgun sequence:
- the flrt3 gene encoding leucine-rich repeat transmembrane protein FLRT3, protein MVRQCKAFILFLIRIGLLLGLANPLVTSASCPSACRCDGTFIYCNDRGLTSIPTGMPQDATVLFLQNNRIKSSGIPAELRRLTNVEKIYLYCNNLDEFPTNLPLGLKELHLQENNIRMITHASLAQIPYIEELHLDDNSVSAVSIEEGAFRDSNHLRLLFLSRNHLSTIPAGLPMSIEELRFDDNRISSISEQSLQDLINLKRLILDGNLLNNRGIGEMALINLINLTELSLVRNSLTSPPANLPGTSLEKLQLQDNHINRVPPGAFAFLRQLYRLDLSGNNLSSLPQGVFEDLDNLTQLLLRNNPWQCTCRMKWVRDWLRSLPSKVNVRGFMCQGPDKVKGMAIKDLTTDMFDCTDSELIPMYETSTVSNTVRPSQPQWPSFVTRRPVVKGPDMGKNYHSTTTTSGRKIITISVKSSSADTIHISWTVSQPMTALRLSWLKLGHSPAFGSITETIVQGERTEYLLTALEPESSYRICLVPMETSNIYLSDETPVCIETETGSHKSYNPTTTLNREQEKEPYKNSSLPLAAIIGGAVALLAIIMLALVCWYVHRNGSLFSRNCTYNKGRRRKDDYAEAGTKKDNSILEIRETSFQMIPINHLPVSKEEFVIHTIFPPNGLSLYKTPHSDNSINNRSYRDSGIPDSDHSHS, encoded by the coding sequence ATGGTGCGTCAATGCAAGGCCTTTATCCTCTTCCTCATCAGGATCGGACTGCTGCTGGGTCTTGCTAACCCCCTGGTGACCTCCGCCTCATGTCCCTCAGCCTGCCGCTGTGATGGGACCTTCATCTACTGTAATGACCGTGGCCTGACTTCCATTCCTACTGGTATGCCCCAGGATGCTACAGTGCTCTTTCTGCAAAACAATCGCATTAAGAGTTCGGGCATTCCTGCGGAGCTCCGTAGGCTCACAAATGTGGAGAAGATCTACCTTTACTGCAACAATCTGGATGAGTTTCCCACTAACCTTCCTCTTGGGCTCAAAGAGCTTCACCTTCAGGAGAACAACATTCGGATGATTACCCATGCCTCTTTAGCTCAAATTCCCTACATTGAGGAACTGCACCTGGATGATAACTCTGTATCAGCAGTCAGCATAGAGGAGGGGGCCTTCAGGGACAGTAATCACCTCAGACTGCTTTTTCTCTCCAGAAACCACCTCAGCACCATCCCTGCAGGCCTACCCATGAGCATTGAGGAGCTGCGCTTTGATGACAACCGCATCTCCTCCATCTCAGAGCAGTCTCTGCAAGATCTCATCAACCTGAAGCGACTAATCCTTGATGGTAATCTGCTCAACAACCGTGGGATTGGGGAGATGGCTCTCATCAACCTGATCAACTTGACTGAGCTCTCGCTAGTGAGGAACTCCCTGACATCGCCGCCAGCCAACCTTCCAGGCACCAGTTTGGAGAAGCTGCAGCTACAAGATAATCACATTAATCGGGTCCCGCCTGGGGCCTTTGCCTTCCTGAGGCAGCTGTATCGCCTGGACCTGTCTGGTAACAACCTAAGCAGCCTCCCACAAGGTGTATTTGAAGATCTGGACAATCTCACACAGCTCCTGCTGCGCAACAACCCTTGGCAATGCACTTGCAGGATGAAATGGGTGCGTGACTGGCTGCGGTCATTGCCATCTAAAGTGAATGTACGTGGCTTCATGTGCCAAGGTCCTGATAAGGTCAAAGGCATGGCGATTAAAGACCTAACGACAGACATGTTTGACTGCACAGATTCAGAACTCATCCCCATGTACGAGACAAGCACAGTCTCCAACACTGTACGCCCTTCACAGCCCCAGTGGCCCTCGTTTGTGACTAGAAGGCCTGTAGTAAAAGGGCCTGACATGGGTAAGAATTACCACAGCACTACCACCACTTCAGGCAGAAAGATCATCACCATAAGTGTGAAGTCAAGTAGTGCAGATACAATACACATATCATGGACGGTGTCACAGCCCATGACCGCCCTACGGCTCAGCTGGCTAAAGCTGGGACACAGCCCTGCCTTTGGCTCCATCACCGAGACAATTGTGCAGGGGGAGAGGACGGAGTACCTTCTCACTGCGCTCGAGCCAGAGTCTTCCTACAGGATATGCTTGGTTCCCATGGAGACCAGCAACATTTACCTGTCAGACGAGACCCCCGTTTGCATAGAGACAGAGACTGGTTCTCACAAATCATACAACCCGACCACAACTTtaaacagagagcaggagaaagagCCTTACAAAAATTCCAGTCTGCCTTTGGCTGCTATCATTGGAGGGGCTGTGGCACTTTTGGCAATAATCATGTTGGCACTGGTGTGCTGGTATGTCCACAGGAACGGTTCACTTTTTTCCAGGAACTGCACCTACAACAAAGGCCGTCGGAGAAAGGATGACTATGCTGAGGCTGGCACTAAGAAGGACAACTCCATCCTAGAAATACGAGAGACTTCTTTTCAAATGATACCTATAAATCACCTGCCTGTATCCAAGGAGGAGTTTGTGATACATACGATTTTCCCACCTAATGGCCTGAGTTTATACAAAACCCCACATAGCGACAACAGTATTAACAACAGGAGCTACAGAGACAGTGGAATACCAGATTCAGACCATTCCCATTCATGA